One window of the Hyphomicrobiales bacterium genome contains the following:
- a CDS encoding acyltransferase family protein: MTTASTLKASFPAGSDGRIDWVDYAKGFCIIFVVMMHSTLGVGKAAGGEGWLHYVVEFARPFRMPDFFMIAGLFLALVIDRPWKSYLDKKVMHFVYFYLIWTFIQFGIKIPTNGAEIGFANLPLLYFQTFWEPYSTLWFIYMLPIMFVVTKLLKPLPWYLVFGAAAVLQIAPIHTGSLIVDEFASRYVYFFAGYFFAPHIFKLAEWARNNVSLSVLALLLWGVVNAMLMFNSVEITRHGLPSVRQIGDLPIIALGLGFAGAVGVIIVSALLAKVRWMSFLRFCGQNSIVVYLAFFFPMAVSRAVLLKFGGFLDLGTISALVTATAVIAPLVLYWVIKKVGFGRFLFERPAWAHIDRPSSSSSKASLAPAE, translated from the coding sequence ATGACGACAGCAAGTACACTTAAAGCCTCATTTCCTGCTGGAAGTGATGGGCGCATCGACTGGGTTGATTATGCAAAAGGCTTTTGCATCATCTTTGTGGTTATGATGCATTCAACTTTGGGTGTTGGCAAAGCTGCCGGCGGCGAAGGCTGGCTCCACTACGTTGTAGAATTTGCCCGCCCTTTCAGAATGCCTGATTTCTTTATGATTGCTGGCCTGTTCTTAGCGCTTGTTATTGATCGTCCTTGGAAGAGTTACCTAGATAAAAAGGTGATGCATTTTGTCTACTTCTATCTGATTTGGACATTCATCCAGTTCGGCATCAAAATCCCGACTAATGGCGCAGAAATTGGCTTTGCTAATCTTCCATTGCTTTATTTCCAAACATTCTGGGAGCCATATTCTACCCTTTGGTTCATCTATATGCTGCCAATTATGTTTGTTGTGACGAAGCTTTTGAAACCGCTCCCGTGGTATCTAGTTTTCGGCGCGGCAGCTGTTTTGCAAATTGCGCCTATCCATACAGGCAGCCTGATCGTGGATGAATTTGCATCGCGTTATGTCTATTTCTTCGCAGGCTATTTCTTTGCACCGCACATCTTCAAGCTGGCTGAATGGGCACGCAACAATGTGAGCCTTAGTGTTCTTGCTCTGCTTTTGTGGGGTGTGGTCAATGCCATGTTGATGTTCAACTCAGTTGAAATCACGCGTCATGGTTTGCCGAGCGTTAGACAGATTGGTGATCTTCCAATTATCGCATTGGGTCTTGGATTTGCTGGTGCTGTGGGTGTGATTATTGTGTCCGCTCTGCTTGCAAAGGTTCGTTGGATGTCATTCCTGCGTTTTTGCGGACAGAACTCAATCGTGGTCTATCTCGCCTTCTTCTTCCCGATGGCCGTCTCTCGCGCCGTGTTGTTGAAGTTTGGTGGCTTCCTTGATCTTGGTACAATCTCAGCTCTGGTTACTGCTACAGCCGTGATCGCGCCGCTTGTGCTTTATTGGGTTATCAAGAAGGTTGGCTTTGGTCGCTTCTTGTTTGAACGACCTGCGTGGGCTCATATTGATCGCCCTTCATCATCAAGCAGCAAAGCATCGCTTGCCCCTGCTGAATGA